A genomic region of Desulfosarcina ovata subsp. ovata contains the following coding sequences:
- a CDS encoding 4Fe-4S dicluster domain-containing protein — protein MNQSNEPNTHPLAAIQSMVRACIQCGTCTGSCPNADEMDLTPRHMWRRVIMGHLDRIMTSRTFILCSDCYTCTLRCPRGLPLTDAMEMLKGIAFARQEKKHRHPRHFYEQFLATVRRHGRIRELEFMSRYFTTVRNPMVPLRFAPMGLKLIQKGKVELGFGHATDTPLAPLFDKVAAMDQAAPESAAEEDQA, from the coding sequence ATGAACCAATCCAATGAACCGAACACCCATCCCCTGGCCGCCATCCAATCCATGGTCCGGGCCTGTATCCAGTGCGGCACCTGCACCGGGTCGTGTCCCAACGCCGACGAGATGGATCTGACCCCGCGGCACATGTGGCGGCGGGTCATCATGGGCCACCTGGATCGGATCATGACCAGTCGCACGTTTATCCTCTGTTCGGACTGTTACACCTGCACCCTGCGCTGCCCGCGCGGCCTGCCCCTGACCGACGCCATGGAGATGCTCAAGGGCATCGCTTTTGCCCGTCAGGAAAAAAAACATCGCCATCCACGGCATTTCTACGAACAATTCCTGGCCACCGTGCGCCGCCACGGTCGTATCCGTGAACTGGAATTCATGAGCCGCTATTTCACGACCGTCCGTAATCCGATGGTGCCCCTGCGTTTCGCGCCGATGGGACTCAAGCTGATACAAAAAGGCAAAGTCGAACTGGGGTTCGGCCATGCCACGGACACGCCCCTGGCCCCCTTGTTCGACAAGGTGGCGGCCATGGATCAGGCGGCCCCCGAATCCGCCGCCGAGGAGGATCAGGCATGA
- a CDS encoding hydrogenase iron-sulfur subunit has protein sequence MKTGYEFRPKILGFLCNWCCYAGADLCGISRFQYPPYMKVVRLMCSGRVDPLFIFRSFLNGMDGVFIGGCWPGECHYSTEGNYDALTKKYIYKKLLAHIGINPERLRLEWVSASEGIRFAEVMNDFSQKLIKMGPIGKAEGLTDDELKSRLDVASSLVPYLKLVEREKIRVRFKTEKEYDEYFNSDEFSKLFNEMIAEKVTTGQLIASLRKQDHSIEEITRELKLDRSVVIKQLHASVRQGFISFDEDNKRYCVGS, from the coding sequence ATGAAAACGGGGTACGAGTTCAGGCCGAAAATTTTGGGGTTTTTGTGTAATTGGTGTTGCTATGCCGGAGCGGATCTGTGCGGGATTTCGAGGTTCCAGTACCCGCCTTATATGAAGGTGGTCCGCTTGATGTGCTCGGGCAGGGTTGATCCACTGTTCATTTTCAGGTCGTTTTTGAACGGCATGGATGGGGTGTTCATCGGCGGCTGCTGGCCGGGCGAGTGCCACTATTCGACCGAAGGCAACTATGACGCATTGACCAAGAAGTATATTTACAAAAAACTGCTGGCCCACATCGGCATCAACCCCGAGCGTTTGCGGCTTGAATGGGTATCCGCCTCCGAAGGTATTCGTTTTGCCGAAGTCATGAACGACTTTTCGCAAAAATTGATCAAAATGGGGCCCATCGGCAAAGCCGAAGGCTTGACCGACGATGAACTGAAATCGAGACTCGACGTGGCCTCCAGCCTGGTCCCCTACCTGAAGCTGGTTGAAAGGGAGAAAATCCGGGTCCGTTTTAAGACGGAAAAAGAGTATGATGAATATTTCAATAGTGATGAATTCTCCAAACTGTTCAATGAAATGATCGCGGAAAAAGTGACAACCGGCCAGTTGATCGCATCTTTAAGAAAACAAGATCATTCAATTGAGGAAATCACCCGTGAGTTAAAGTTGGACCGGTCCGTGGTCATCAAACAACTGCATGCGTCAGTTCGGCAAGGTTTCATCAGTTTTGACGAAGACAACAAACGATATTGCGTTGGCAGCTAA
- a CDS encoding CoB--CoM heterodisulfide reductase iron-sulfur subunit B family protein, with the protein MNYFYYPGCSLTGSAREYDLATRAVLAAAGATLTEIDDWTCCGASAAAPISHLLSLSLSARNLALAEGMASDGDVLVPCSACYLNLKKAHTVLKTDADGRARINAALSAVNLTARGRGRVRHLLDVLATDLGSGGLAPLMARSLSGLSVAPYYGCQCLRPFVEFDNPERPVSMAPLIEATGADVFAWEMGARCCGAALVNTQPEAGLKRVAAILRAAKGADLIVTVCPMCQINLDAWQAKASRIAGEDLSISVLYLPQLLGLAMGLSAEALGLNLNLVILEGVREKIER; encoded by the coding sequence ATGAATTATTTTTACTACCCGGGATGCAGCCTCACCGGTTCGGCCCGCGAGTACGACCTGGCCACCCGTGCCGTACTGGCCGCTGCCGGAGCGACGTTGACTGAGATCGACGACTGGACCTGCTGCGGGGCCAGTGCAGCGGCGCCCATCAGCCATCTTCTCTCTCTTTCCTTGAGCGCCCGCAACCTGGCCCTGGCCGAAGGGATGGCAAGCGATGGCGACGTCCTGGTCCCCTGCAGTGCCTGTTATCTCAATCTGAAAAAAGCCCATACCGTGCTGAAAACCGATGCCGACGGCCGGGCCAGGATCAATGCGGCCCTGTCCGCCGTGAATCTGACCGCCCGTGGCCGGGGACGGGTGCGCCATCTGCTGGACGTACTCGCCACCGACCTTGGATCCGGCGGTCTTGCACCGCTGATGGCCCGCTCGCTCTCCGGCCTGAGCGTGGCCCCCTATTACGGCTGCCAGTGCCTGCGGCCGTTCGTGGAATTCGACAATCCGGAACGGCCCGTCAGCATGGCGCCGCTGATCGAAGCCACCGGTGCCGATGTCTTTGCCTGGGAGATGGGCGCCCGCTGCTGCGGCGCCGCGCTGGTCAACACCCAGCCGGAAGCGGGGTTGAAGCGCGTTGCGGCCATCCTGCGGGCCGCCAAGGGCGCCGACCTGATCGTCACCGTCTGTCCCATGTGCCAGATCAACCTGGATGCCTGGCAGGCCAAGGCATCCCGCATTGCCGGTGAGGATCTGTCCATCAGCGTCCTCTACCTGCCCCAGCTGCTTGGGCTGGCCATGGGACTTTCTGCGGAAGCGCTGGGGCTGAATCTCAACCTGGTAATCCTGGAAGGGGTTCGTGAAAAGATAGAACGATGA
- a CDS encoding sulfite exporter TauE/SafE family protein, producing MLFPVSGVEVHPLIPFFVAFIVSFFTSMGGVSGAFLLLPFQMSFLGYTDPSVSATNQVFNIVAIPSGVYRYWREGRMVWPLTWVVIVGTLPGVFIGALLRVVYLPNPSHFKLFAAGVLLYIGLKMVRDLLKKNTSGDAKTDSEKRFQALMKNYHSKSVAKEMCLKKTSVAHFNFKRLGYTFYDESFDVSFWGIFILSFIVGIVGGVYGIGGGSIIAPFFVTFFGLPVYTVAGAALMGTFVTSVAGVVFYQTIAPLYPNISVAPDWLLGALFGSGGMAGMYLGARCQKFVPAKAIKWMLSMIIVFTALKYVAAFLGY from the coding sequence ATGCTATTTCCAGTATCAGGCGTAGAAGTTCACCCGCTTATTCCTTTTTTTGTTGCTTTCATTGTATCCTTTTTCACCTCGATGGGCGGCGTTTCGGGAGCTTTTCTTCTTTTGCCTTTTCAAATGTCGTTCCTCGGATACACCGACCCTTCGGTCAGCGCTACCAACCAGGTATTCAACATTGTAGCCATCCCAAGTGGTGTTTATCGCTACTGGCGCGAGGGTCGGATGGTGTGGCCCCTGACATGGGTGGTGATTGTCGGGACCCTGCCCGGCGTTTTTATTGGCGCCCTCCTGCGAGTAGTCTACCTGCCCAATCCGAGTCATTTTAAGCTTTTCGCCGCCGGTGTCCTCCTATACATCGGCCTAAAAATGGTGCGTGACCTGCTGAAGAAGAACACAAGCGGGGACGCCAAAACTGACAGTGAAAAGCGCTTTCAAGCGTTGATGAAAAACTATCATTCGAAAAGCGTTGCCAAGGAAATGTGTTTGAAGAAAACGTCGGTCGCGCATTTTAACTTCAAGCGGCTGGGATATACGTTTTATGATGAATCGTTCGATGTTTCGTTTTGGGGAATTTTTATCCTCAGTTTTATCGTGGGCATTGTAGGAGGCGTTTACGGCATTGGGGGAGGATCTATCATCGCCCCGTTTTTTGTAACCTTTTTCGGTCTGCCGGTTTATACCGTGGCCGGAGCGGCCCTGATGGGCACTTTCGTCACATCGGTGGCCGGTGTCGTTTTTTATCAAACCATAGCGCCGCTGTACCCGAATATTTCGGTGGCTCCGGATTGGCTCTTGGGTGCATTATTCGGTTCAGGGGGAATGGCCGGCATGTACCTCGGAGCGCGCTGTCAGAAATTTGTTCCCGCCAAGGCCATCAAATGGATGCTTTCTATGATCATCGTTTTTACAGCCCTTAAATACGTTGCTGCGTTTTTAGGGTATTGA
- a CDS encoding PAS domain S-box protein has product MIELILRIRNSLAAKLILAVGVVLLITIATWAFFNIRYQKEKMMKNMVAGTDRLTTTIRLGTHYAMMLNSRDEINQIINNIGRQPEIKNIRIYNKAGEIKYTNNPNEVEQTTNIKAEACHICHRTDPPMADVPLEGRTRIFPSPAGYRLLGIISPIRNEPGCSTGDCHVHPEDKKILGALDVVISLESTDRELLMEERGIIGLAGFVFLITSAMIFVFVLRFVNQPIRRLIDGTRRIARGDYASKVRLPQADELGQLAVAVNQMSDEIASSQRELNNQRDEYQNLFERVPCLITVQDHNYRLLRYNHEFSQRFSPEPGDFCYHAYKGRSEKCVACPVDKTFADGLSHHTEESGVDKDGSTKHWLVRTSPIKDASGLIVAAMEISLDITQRRQLEVDLQKSEKKYHAIFSNIPNPVFVLDLETLRIVDCNRSVTTVYGFSVEEMVGRSFMTLFHPDERDHYAFKVVTCSMINQARHLNREGKGLFVNIRISPSEYSGQKVLLVTTSDITKRLEAEQQLIQASKMATLGEMATGVAHELNQPLSVIKTVSSFCMRKINAAEPIAEEILSTMLGKVDNNVDRATRIINHMRQFARKSDMQMDHIQLNEVLKSAFEIFSQQLKVRGIRVEWDVCETLPRIHGDPSRLEQVFINLLLNARDAIESQWSDAPATDADNAKTIQLWTGMEDSRVTCRVCDTGTGMPETIVEKIFEPFFTTKEVGKGTGLGLSISYGIVKECGGTIEATANVPHGTCFILRFPVAGETAEKNGGNT; this is encoded by the coding sequence ATGATCGAATTGATTCTCAGAATCCGCAACAGCCTGGCCGCCAAACTGATCCTCGCGGTGGGCGTCGTCCTGCTGATCACCATCGCCACCTGGGCGTTTTTCAATATCCGCTACCAGAAGGAGAAAATGATGAAAAACATGGTGGCCGGCACGGATCGCCTCACCACCACCATCCGCCTGGGCACCCACTATGCCATGATGCTCAACTCCCGGGACGAAATCAACCAGATCATCAACAACATCGGCCGTCAGCCGGAAATCAAGAATATCCGCATCTACAACAAGGCCGGCGAAATCAAGTACACCAACAATCCGAACGAGGTCGAGCAGACCACCAACATCAAGGCCGAGGCCTGCCACATCTGCCACCGCACCGACCCGCCGATGGCAGATGTCCCGCTGGAAGGACGCACGCGCATCTTCCCCTCTCCGGCCGGCTACCGCCTGCTGGGCATTATCAGCCCGATCCGCAACGAGCCGGGATGCAGCACCGGCGACTGCCATGTACACCCCGAGGACAAAAAGATCCTGGGCGCCCTGGACGTGGTCATCTCCCTGGAAAGCACCGACCGCGAACTGCTCATGGAGGAACGGGGCATCATCGGCCTGGCCGGTTTTGTCTTTTTGATTACCTCGGCGATGATCTTCGTCTTTGTCCTGCGTTTCGTCAACCAGCCCATCCGCCGTCTCATCGACGGCACGCGCCGGATCGCCCGCGGCGATTACGCCAGCAAAGTACGCCTGCCCCAGGCCGATGAACTCGGTCAACTGGCCGTGGCCGTCAACCAGATGTCCGATGAAATTGCCTCCAGTCAGCGGGAGTTGAACAACCAGCGCGACGAATATCAGAACCTGTTTGAACGGGTCCCCTGCCTGATTACGGTCCAGGACCACAACTACCGACTGCTGCGCTACAACCATGAATTCTCCCAGCGGTTCTCACCCGAACCGGGTGACTTCTGCTACCATGCATACAAGGGACGGAGCGAAAAATGCGTTGCCTGCCCGGTGGACAAAACCTTTGCCGACGGCCTTTCTCACCATACCGAGGAGAGCGGGGTGGACAAGGACGGCTCCACCAAACACTGGCTGGTACGCACCTCCCCCATCAAGGACGCCAGCGGCCTGATCGTTGCCGCCATGGAAATCTCCCTGGACATCACCCAACGCCGGCAACTGGAAGTGGACCTGCAGAAGTCGGAGAAGAAGTACCATGCCATCTTCAGCAACATTCCCAACCCGGTTTTCGTACTCGATTTGGAAACACTCCGGATCGTGGACTGCAACCGCAGCGTCACCACCGTTTACGGTTTCAGTGTGGAAGAGATGGTCGGCCGTTCCTTCATGACCCTGTTTCATCCCGATGAGCGCGACCACTACGCGTTCAAGGTGGTGACCTGTTCGATGATCAACCAGGCGCGCCATCTGAATCGGGAGGGCAAGGGGCTCTTTGTCAACATCCGCATCTCTCCCTCGGAGTATTCCGGGCAGAAAGTCCTCCTGGTCACCACCAGCGATATCACCAAACGCCTGGAAGCCGAACAGCAGCTCATTCAGGCCAGCAAGATGGCCACCCTGGGTGAAATGGCCACCGGTGTGGCCCACGAGTTGAACCAGCCCCTGTCGGTCATCAAAACCGTGAGCAGTTTCTGTATGCGCAAAATCAACGCCGCCGAGCCCATCGCCGAAGAGATCCTGTCGACCATGCTGGGCAAAGTGGACAACAACGTGGACCGGGCCACGCGGATCATCAACCACATGCGCCAGTTCGCCCGCAAATCGGACATGCAGATGGATCACATCCAGCTCAACGAGGTTTTGAAAAGCGCCTTTGAGATCTTCAGTCAGCAGCTCAAGGTACGCGGCATCCGAGTGGAGTGGGACGTCTGTGAAACGCTGCCCCGCATCCACGGTGATCCCAGCCGTCTGGAGCAGGTTTTCATCAACCTGCTGCTCAATGCCCGCGATGCCATCGAATCGCAGTGGAGCGACGCCCCGGCAACCGACGCCGACAACGCCAAAACCATCCAACTTTGGACCGGCATGGAGGATAGCCGGGTTACCTGCCGGGTCTGCGACACGGGAACCGGCATGCCCGAAACCATCGTCGAGAAAATCTTTGAACCTTTTTTCACCACCAAGGAGGTCGGCAAGGGAACCGGCTTGGGTCTTTCCATCAGCTATGGTATTGTTAAGGAGTGCGGTGGTACCATCGAGGCCACCGCCAATGTTCCCCACGGCACCTGTTTTATCCTGCGCTTTCCGGTCGCCGGTGAAACGGCAGAAAAGAACGGTGGCAACACCTAA
- a CDS encoding sensor histidine kinase translates to MDETAPKTILIVDDEPDIRDVLTISLMDMGYLTLEAENAMQAFEVFIESSPEIVVTDIKMPGGDGIELLRKIKRENPETEVIMITGHGDMNLAIRSLKYEATDFITKPINVDVLDIALNRALEKISMRRKLQAYTRSLEQLVREKTELQDHLASLGLMIGSISHGMKGLLTSLEGGLYLVSSGLQKDNIERAREGCQAAANTAERIRKMVLDILYYAKERQLQCKPVQVAAFTEALVAIVRPRADGFGIKLICHVAADVDTMDVDADYLQAALVNILDNAVDACLKTTPAEAARIDLSVHADRETVVFTIADNGIGMDPETREKLFTLFYSTKERKGTGLGLFIANRIVGQHNGSITVKSMPGKGATFTVRIPRTIPVDTQAKA, encoded by the coding sequence ATGGATGAAACCGCACCCAAGACGATCCTGATTGTCGATGACGAACCCGACATCCGCGACGTGCTGACCATTTCTCTAATGGATATGGGTTACCTCACCCTGGAGGCGGAAAACGCCATGCAGGCCTTCGAGGTCTTTATCGAATCCTCTCCGGAAATCGTGGTCACCGACATCAAGATGCCGGGAGGGGACGGCATCGAACTGCTCCGCAAAATCAAGCGCGAAAACCCGGAAACCGAGGTCATCATGATCACCGGCCATGGAGACATGAACCTGGCCATCCGCAGTCTGAAATATGAAGCCACCGATTTCATCACCAAACCCATCAATGTGGACGTGCTCGATATCGCCCTGAACCGGGCGCTGGAAAAGATCTCCATGCGCCGGAAACTGCAGGCCTACACCCGCAGCCTTGAGCAGTTGGTTCGCGAAAAGACCGAGCTGCAGGACCATCTGGCGTCCCTGGGCCTGATGATCGGATCCATATCGCACGGGATGAAAGGACTGCTCACCAGTCTGGAGGGGGGACTCTACCTGGTTTCGTCGGGTCTGCAGAAGGATAATATCGAGCGCGCCCGCGAGGGCTGCCAGGCTGCCGCCAATACGGCGGAACGCATCCGCAAGATGGTGCTGGACATCCTCTATTACGCCAAGGAACGGCAGCTGCAGTGCAAGCCGGTTCAGGTGGCGGCCTTCACCGAGGCGCTGGTGGCGATAGTCCGCCCGCGGGCCGACGGTTTCGGCATCAAGCTGATCTGTCATGTGGCGGCGGATGTTGACACCATGGACGTGGACGCCGATTACCTGCAGGCGGCGCTGGTCAACATCCTGGACAATGCCGTGGATGCCTGCCTCAAAACCACACCCGCCGAAGCCGCCAGGATCGACTTAAGCGTGCACGCCGACCGGGAAACTGTGGTCTTTACCATTGCCGACAACGGCATCGGCATGGACCCGGAAACCCGCGAAAAACTGTTCACCCTGTTCTACTCTACCAAGGAGCGCAAGGGCACCGGCCTGGGATTGTTCATCGCCAACCGTATTGTCGGCCAGCACAACGGCAGCATAACGGTCAAAAGCATGCCCGGGAAAGGGGCCACGTTCACGGTGCGGATTCCCAGGACCATACCCGTTGATACCCAGGCGAAGGCTTGA
- the fdhF gene encoding formate dehydrogenase subunit alpha, whose amino-acid sequence MSQTLFINGNEFPFSAGETILDVAKRNQIDIPTLCHLKDATPTGACRICVVEVAGSQTLLTACTTPATNGMAVKTESPEVVAARRQIIELMLSSGNHNCAIRTGNDSQWSELQLKVANEDMSGELCPVWGDCRLQDLAYRYQVSTEYVDHRPTRYPLESVNPFIVRDFSRCIQCGRCVQACNDIQVNNAIRFGYRGKDAKIITAGDRPLSDSDCVFCGECVQACPVGALVEKDARYTVRPWETRKVRTTCSYCGAGCQLYLHVKENRVVKVSGVDAAPNHGRLCVKGRFGYHFIGSPDRLTQPLIKENGSFREASWDEALGYVAQRLSAIRDSSGPDSIGVLTSARMSNEDNYIAQKFARSVLKTNNVDHCARLCHASTVAGLAASFGSGAMTNPIADLSKADVILVTGSNTTETHPVTSTYIKRAVRFGKAQLIVVDPRDIPLSRHAVLKMTQKPGTDVAWINGLMHVILKENLHDAQFIKTRTEGFDAFKKALEPYTPDAVSQITGIPADQIVAAARLYGTAGVGNIVYCMGITQHSTGTDNVKALANLAMLCGNLGIDGGGVNPLRGQNNVQGACDMGCLPNVYSGYQSVTDTAAAQKMEAAWNTTHLSEKMGLKATEMIPMALTGDIKALYIIGENPMVSDPDLNHVQKSLQNLDFFVVQDIFLSETARLADVVFPATCFAEKAGTFTNTERKVQRIRPAVPPPGEARDDWSITSALATRMGVPMEYADAEAVFDEISRVTPSYGGISYHRIDADGLVWPCPTDDHPGTPVLHIGKFTSGLGKFHAVEFIPPAETPDDDFPFTLTTGRLLYHYHTGTMTMKSDDLNERAPECRIEIADSDALRLGVVNGEMLSIRSRRGTIQARATLTPAIMPGTVFIPFHFAAAAANRLTHAALDPVCAIPELKVCAVALSPAKMDANPLNA is encoded by the coding sequence ATGAGCCAAACCCTTTTCATTAACGGCAATGAGTTTCCCTTTTCAGCCGGTGAGACGATTCTGGATGTTGCCAAGCGCAACCAAATCGATATCCCCACGTTGTGCCATTTGAAGGATGCCACACCCACCGGTGCCTGCCGGATCTGTGTGGTGGAAGTGGCAGGATCGCAAACTTTGCTGACCGCGTGCACAACGCCGGCGACAAACGGCATGGCGGTAAAGACCGAATCTCCTGAAGTCGTGGCCGCACGGCGGCAGATCATCGAGCTCATGCTCAGCTCGGGTAACCACAACTGCGCCATTCGAACGGGCAATGATTCCCAGTGGTCGGAACTCCAGCTCAAAGTTGCCAATGAGGACATGAGCGGCGAACTGTGTCCGGTATGGGGAGATTGCCGCTTGCAGGATTTGGCGTATCGGTATCAGGTGAGTACGGAGTATGTCGATCATCGACCGACGCGGTATCCCTTGGAAAGCGTCAATCCGTTTATCGTGCGGGATTTTTCCCGTTGTATCCAGTGCGGCCGCTGTGTTCAGGCCTGTAACGACATCCAGGTAAACAATGCGATCCGCTTTGGCTATCGTGGCAAGGACGCCAAAATCATCACCGCCGGCGATCGACCGCTAAGCGATTCGGATTGTGTGTTTTGCGGGGAATGCGTCCAGGCCTGTCCGGTCGGCGCATTGGTCGAAAAGGATGCCCGCTACACCGTACGCCCCTGGGAAACCCGCAAGGTGCGCACCACCTGCAGTTACTGCGGTGCGGGTTGCCAGCTTTACCTGCATGTCAAGGAAAACCGGGTCGTGAAGGTCAGCGGTGTGGATGCCGCCCCGAACCACGGCCGCCTGTGTGTCAAGGGACGTTTCGGCTACCACTTTATCGGATCACCCGACCGTTTGACCCAACCGCTGATCAAGGAAAACGGCAGTTTTCGGGAAGCGTCCTGGGATGAGGCGCTGGGGTATGTCGCCCAGCGATTATCGGCGATCCGTGATTCCAGCGGCCCGGATAGCATCGGTGTGCTGACGTCGGCCCGGATGTCCAATGAAGATAATTATATAGCTCAGAAATTTGCCCGTAGTGTGCTTAAGACCAATAATGTGGATCATTGCGCAAGGCTTTGCCATGCTTCCACGGTGGCGGGTCTGGCGGCCAGCTTTGGCAGCGGGGCCATGACCAATCCCATCGCCGATTTGAGCAAAGCTGATGTGATTCTGGTCACCGGATCGAACACCACCGAAACGCATCCGGTGACGTCCACATATATCAAACGCGCCGTGCGCTTCGGAAAAGCCCAGTTGATTGTGGTCGACCCGCGCGACATTCCCTTGTCCAGGCATGCCGTCTTGAAGATGACCCAGAAGCCGGGCACCGATGTGGCCTGGATCAATGGTCTCATGCATGTGATCCTAAAAGAGAACTTGCATGATGCGCAATTCATCAAAACCCGAACAGAAGGCTTCGATGCATTCAAAAAAGCCCTTGAACCTTATACTCCGGATGCCGTATCCCAAATCACCGGAATTCCGGCCGATCAAATCGTTGCCGCGGCCAGGCTTTATGGCACGGCAGGCGTCGGCAACATCGTTTACTGCATGGGGATCACCCAGCACAGCACGGGTACGGATAATGTAAAAGCCCTTGCCAACCTGGCCATGCTTTGCGGCAACCTCGGAATTGACGGGGGCGGTGTCAATCCGCTGCGCGGCCAGAACAACGTCCAGGGGGCCTGTGACATGGGCTGCCTGCCCAACGTATATAGTGGATATCAGTCGGTGACGGATACAGCCGCTGCCCAAAAAATGGAGGCCGCCTGGAACACCACCCACCTGTCCGAGAAGATGGGATTGAAGGCCACGGAGATGATTCCAATGGCGTTAACAGGCGACATCAAAGCCCTTTACATCATTGGCGAGAATCCCATGGTTTCGGATCCGGACCTGAACCATGTGCAAAAAAGCCTTCAAAACCTTGACTTTTTTGTGGTTCAGGACATTTTCCTGAGCGAAACGGCCCGGTTGGCCGATGTTGTCTTCCCCGCCACCTGTTTCGCTGAGAAAGCGGGAACCTTCACCAACACGGAACGCAAAGTCCAGCGGATTCGTCCGGCCGTCCCGCCGCCGGGTGAGGCCCGTGATGACTGGTCAATCACCTCGGCCTTGGCAACCCGCATGGGGGTACCCATGGAATACGCCGATGCCGAGGCGGTGTTCGATGAAATCAGCCGAGTGACACCATCCTATGGCGGCATTTCCTACCACCGTATCGATGCCGACGGACTGGTCTGGCCATGTCCCACGGACGACCATCCAGGAACACCGGTGCTGCACATCGGAAAGTTCACCTCCGGACTGGGGAAATTTCATGCGGTCGAATTTATTCCCCCGGCTGAAACGCCGGATGACGATTTTCCGTTTACCCTGACCACGGGCCGCCTGCTTTACCACTATCATACCGGCACCATGACCATGAAGAGTGACGATTTGAACGAGCGGGCGCCGGAATGCCGGATCGAAATCGCCGATTCGGATGCCTTGCGCCTGGGTGTTGTCAATGGAGAGATGCTGAGCATCCGTTCGCGCCGGGGGACGATCCAGGCACGGGCCACATTGACGCCAGCCATTATGCCGGGAACCGTGTTCATCCCCTTTCATTTCGCAGCGGCGGCGGCCAACCGGCTGACCCATGCCGCGCTGGACCCCGTATGCGCGATTCCGGAGCTGAAAGTCTGTGCCGTGGCGCTGTCGCCCGCAAAAATGGATGCGAATCCATTGAACGCCTAA
- a CDS encoding ABC transporter ATP-binding protein, which produces MSKNYFSKTRENITNEIPERRCMGYVPQNYSLFPHLNVEGNIRFGFHARDNFIQDPDAIVDRLCSILDIHKLRTRNVHHLSGGEKQRVALARALAIQPDIVLLDEPFSSIDESAKRNLWVELKTIINEIGITAFHITHNLEEAYSMGDRISVLLDGELHQSDRTQIIFEKPATEGVARYLTYRNLFSGIAKAHNETTIVDLGHFSIVAPQQIPSGEQVKLCIMPQDIKIIKEERPVKGGLRKNIFQVEIVSILPLPDYFLIYTKLLESPKEFDFEMKVPRYLERKYNLFNGKKIRVAIPEKQIVLVSSQIQTGE; this is translated from the coding sequence TTGTCAAAGAACTATTTTTCGAAAACTCGAGAAAATATTACCAACGAAATCCCCGAGCGCCGCTGTATGGGTTATGTCCCACAGAATTATTCTCTTTTTCCCCATTTGAATGTAGAGGGAAATATCAGGTTCGGTTTTCACGCAAGAGACAACTTTATTCAAGATCCGGACGCTATTGTCGATAGACTGTGTTCAATTTTGGACATTCATAAACTCCGCACCCGAAACGTTCATCATCTATCGGGTGGAGAAAAACAGAGAGTCGCCTTGGCCAGAGCACTGGCCATACAACCGGATATTGTATTGCTGGATGAGCCTTTTTCTTCAATTGACGAAAGCGCCAAACGCAACCTTTGGGTCGAACTGAAAACAATTATTAATGAAATCGGTATAACTGCGTTTCATATCACCCACAATCTTGAAGAAGCTTACAGCATGGGTGACAGGATATCGGTGCTGCTAGATGGTGAGCTGCATCAAAGTGATCGAACACAGATTATATTCGAAAAACCGGCTACGGAAGGCGTTGCCCGGTATCTCACCTACCGCAATCTTTTCTCCGGAATCGCCAAAGCGCACAACGAAACAACAATTGTCGATTTGGGACATTTCAGCATTGTGGCGCCCCAACAAATACCATCAGGGGAACAAGTCAAATTATGTATTATGCCACAGGATATCAAAATAATTAAGGAAGAGCGGCCTGTTAAGGGAGGGCTGAGAAAAAACATCTTTCAGGTTGAAATTGTCTCAATTTTGCCTCTTCCGGATTATTTCCTAATATACACCAAACTACTTGAAAGCCCAAAGGAATTTGATTTTGAAATGAAAGTGCCAAGATATCTCGAAAGAAAATATAATTTGTTTAACGGGAAGAAGATTCGTGTCGCAATACCTGAAAAACAAATTGTCTTGGTGTCATCACAGATACAAACAGGCGAATGA